From the genome of Klebsiella sp. WP3-W18-ESBL-02, one region includes:
- a CDS encoding MbeB family mobilization protein has protein sequence MSSLLTLAKDLEQQSKAQQKSTGEMLKAAFSEHEQSVRAELNASARRISDAISAHEQSMSEAMEKNRRSVLLTAGRTWLTILMVSALLIATSGSILWWQGRQITDNYTHLRQQEDTLAKMTARTWGVRYQESNDGRRFLILPPGMQAEAIPYDGTTWIRLKQE, from the coding sequence ATGAGCAGTCTTTTAACGCTGGCGAAGGACTTAGAGCAGCAATCGAAAGCGCAGCAGAAGAGTACCGGCGAGATGCTGAAAGCCGCATTCAGCGAGCACGAGCAGTCTGTCAGAGCGGAACTGAACGCAAGCGCGAGGAGAATCAGCGACGCCATCAGCGCCCACGAGCAGAGTATGAGCGAGGCGATGGAGAAAAACCGGCGGAGCGTGTTGCTGACGGCCGGGAGGACATGGCTCACCATCCTGATGGTGTCAGCGCTGCTGATCGCCACGAGCGGGAGCATTCTGTGGTGGCAGGGACGGCAGATAACCGACAATTACACACATCTTCGTCAGCAGGAAGATACCCTGGCGAAAATGACCGCCCGGACGTGGGGAGTACGCTATCAGGAGAGCAACGACGGCCGGAGGTTCCTTATCCTGCCGCCGGGGATGCAAGCCGAAGCCATCCCCTACGACGGGACGACCTGGATCCGCCTGAAACAGGAGTAG